From Streptomonospora salina, the proteins below share one genomic window:
- a CDS encoding RAMP superfamily CRISPR-associated protein yields MTGPDDAFDDAFDVAATAPCASADDTGADDAFDFAAGATGGPRVLWELTARIRLHSDTHIGSADDASRTAADIAPLDRDPVTGAPRLRATTQAGLLRHHLLRRLGEERAPAAAELFGEAAPRSAEDGSGASVPSALDIDDAVAELPAEAGVTVRAGNRVDPGSGAAAPGATWRMETLPAGTAFTLTLRLHVADGRSEGRMLALAALAADGLTGTGTGAGVSIGARTARGYGAAACEGWHARRHDLAAPQGWARFYAVTWAQRRDRAHRAVAERCRSHSGAHGRSLTELLGAHMGTDPALAAAVGADYRRTVADYGTDDRRRDELALTLHLAERPTDALLAPAGGAADDGTHTRRPGLLLVGEAPGLDTLGEVDRAHLRRPAVGGDGAVQWRPTLGDTALFALFKRMSRRLVRDISGESGAAAGEWSHDSPARRLHARWWGGDADSRSAPRASAVRLRQAAELTGGTPQRTTRVTIDALFGDSVDASLLTDDVHAGGSAEVVLDVPDPDDAVRGLLALIVRELRTVPMDAVGGGTGAGHGRVTVSRAVLTRCRPGAEPAPVDLVAAVEDPAGADRAAAEPWLAALRAALAPEAGRRGGADP; encoded by the coding sequence ATGACCGGGCCCGACGACGCCTTCGACGACGCCTTCGACGTCGCCGCGACCGCCCCCTGCGCCTCCGCCGACGACACCGGTGCCGACGACGCCTTCGACTTCGCCGCGGGCGCGACCGGCGGGCCGCGCGTGCTGTGGGAGCTGACCGCGCGCATCCGGCTGCACAGCGACACCCACATCGGATCCGCCGACGACGCCTCCCGTACCGCCGCCGACATCGCCCCGCTCGACCGCGACCCGGTAACCGGAGCGCCCCGCCTGCGGGCCACCACCCAGGCCGGGCTGCTGCGCCACCACCTGCTCCGGCGCCTCGGCGAGGAACGCGCACCCGCCGCGGCCGAGCTCTTCGGCGAGGCCGCGCCGCGCAGCGCCGAGGACGGCTCCGGCGCCTCGGTGCCCAGCGCCCTCGACATCGACGACGCCGTCGCCGAGCTCCCCGCGGAGGCCGGCGTGACCGTGCGGGCCGGAAACCGCGTCGACCCCGGCAGCGGTGCCGCCGCCCCCGGGGCGACGTGGCGGATGGAGACCCTGCCCGCCGGCACCGCCTTCACCCTCACCCTGCGGCTGCACGTCGCCGACGGCCGAAGCGAAGGCCGGATGCTCGCGCTGGCCGCGCTGGCCGCCGACGGGCTCACCGGGACCGGAACCGGAGCCGGTGTGTCCATCGGGGCGCGCACCGCACGGGGCTACGGCGCAGCCGCCTGCGAAGGCTGGCACGCCCGCCGGCACGACCTGGCGGCACCGCAGGGATGGGCCCGCTTCTACGCCGTCACGTGGGCCCAGCGCCGCGACCGCGCCCACCGGGCCGTCGCCGAGCGGTGCCGGTCGCACAGCGGCGCCCACGGGCGGAGCCTGACCGAGCTCCTCGGAGCGCACATGGGGACCGACCCGGCGCTGGCCGCCGCCGTCGGTGCGGACTACCGCCGCACCGTCGCCGACTACGGCACCGACGACCGCCGGCGCGACGAACTCGCCCTGACCCTGCATCTGGCCGAACGCCCCACCGACGCGCTACTCGCCCCCGCCGGCGGCGCCGCCGACGACGGCACGCACACGCGCCGCCCCGGCCTGCTCCTGGTCGGCGAAGCGCCCGGTCTCGACACGCTGGGCGAGGTCGACCGCGCCCACCTGCGCCGGCCCGCCGTCGGCGGCGACGGCGCCGTCCAGTGGCGCCCCACTCTCGGCGACACCGCGTTGTTCGCGCTGTTCAAGCGGATGAGCCGGCGCCTGGTGCGCGACATCTCCGGCGAGTCCGGCGCCGCGGCGGGCGAGTGGTCCCACGACAGCCCTGCGCGGCGGCTCCACGCACGCTGGTGGGGCGGCGACGCCGACTCCCGCAGCGCCCCCCGGGCCTCGGCCGTCCGGCTGCGCCAGGCCGCCGAGCTCACCGGCGGCACACCCCAGCGCACCACCCGGGTCACCATCGACGCACTCTTCGGCGACAGCGTGGACGCCAGTCTGCTCACCGACGACGTGCACGCCGGAGGCAGCGCCGAGGTCGTGCTCGACGTGCCCGACCCCGACGACGCCGTTCGCGGGCTGCTCGCCCTGATCGTCCGCGAACTGCGTACGGTGCCGATGGACGCAGTCGGCGGCGGAACCGGAGCCGGCCACGGCCGTGTCACCGTGTCCCGCGCCGTGCTCACCCGCTGCCGCCCGGGCGCGGAACCGGCCCCGGTCGACCTGGTGGCCGCGGTCGAGGACCCCGCAGGCGCCGACCGCGCGGCCGCCGAACCCTGGCTGGCGGCGTTGCGCGCGGCGCTGGCGCCCGAGGCGGGACGGCGCGGCGGCGCCGATCCGTGA
- a CDS encoding TIGR03986 family type III CRISPR-associated RAMP protein: MSDQPHSGARRPSPASMPRRRASVAARRPAPLPPGGRARRRDERGGASPASAGPPDPLRDHQAVAPYGLVPLPERPMPADRLQEPVLREGTPQNRLLAAHDQRIPGTNTGWIDITVRTLTPAFVGATRDGAPERSLTIDGRPALPGASLRGLIRNTLRVLTGGETGPVNTPQLFFRAPAASHGDRRARHVMRRLHRQYRERGGAPAGPPGTPVQAGFLRRDPAAGSWEIRPLPVERPVQVRLADLREDLRRFPELPEFELPPHESGDGGEPGGYIPAEFHGAFQYLPVVALCPRVHGRTVAESRFWATAVLPSGEAPAFGRREAARDRLRERWIRKRDGAEQAMRRASGERPRAAARGRRNDYDRALERIDDVAFDTRECVLVLTGVAGERKNAYLFPTATDPDRSLPVPAHLVHLVESADQITRFQARNFPSDRPGAAAAGAGEPDRTGGGADRPRAGGLARAGGEPVWYQESDGRVVSFGRSGGYRVAVGEFDPISRAVPEEVHTRARARSAGTGRRPDVPRALFGDVDLLPPGGGSGSAARGRVSVGSAVSGETDGAWFDHPLRVELLSPQRSCFANYLLQPVAENTWGQAPDLVTWSHENDVRVGGYKVYLHRHDPLSASARRYAHLHPDRVAAGPTTRDVLPVRAGLAFHGRITFTNLTDAEVGALLQALHLGNPAGGGDGDDPLYAHKIGLGKALGFGSVHIAPALHLLDPAERATSLDPGAGVSCVGDEGMQKLLDAFGEALLTWEREQSTQAGEPVPGDWSEVRRVEALMLAAQWRHRLPESWTRVMDLDEFAVYPVLPDLQTRFSAHARTAETGAG, encoded by the coding sequence GTGAGCGATCAGCCCCATTCCGGCGCCCGCCGCCCGTCTCCGGCCTCCATGCCGCGCCGCCGCGCCTCCGTCGCCGCGCGTCGGCCCGCACCGCTGCCCCCCGGCGGTCGCGCCAGGCGCCGCGACGAGCGCGGCGGCGCTTCACCCGCCTCGGCCGGCCCGCCCGACCCGCTGCGCGACCACCAGGCGGTCGCGCCCTACGGGCTGGTGCCGCTGCCCGAGCGCCCCATGCCCGCCGACCGCCTCCAGGAGCCGGTGCTGCGCGAGGGCACGCCCCAGAACCGCCTGCTGGCGGCCCACGACCAGCGCATCCCCGGCACCAACACCGGCTGGATCGACATCACCGTGCGCACCCTCACCCCCGCGTTCGTCGGCGCCACCCGCGACGGCGCGCCCGAACGGTCGCTGACCATCGACGGCCGCCCCGCCCTTCCGGGGGCGTCCCTGCGCGGGCTGATCAGGAACACGCTGCGGGTGCTCACCGGCGGCGAGACCGGACCGGTCAACACGCCGCAGCTGTTCTTCCGGGCGCCCGCCGCCTCCCACGGCGACCGGCGCGCCCGCCACGTCATGCGGCGGCTGCACCGGCAGTACCGCGAGCGCGGCGGCGCTCCCGCCGGCCCGCCCGGGACCCCGGTGCAGGCGGGGTTCCTGCGCCGCGACCCCGCGGCCGGCTCGTGGGAGATCCGGCCGCTGCCCGTCGAACGCCCGGTACAGGTCCGCCTCGCCGACCTGCGCGAGGACCTGCGCCGGTTCCCCGAGCTGCCCGAGTTCGAGCTGCCGCCCCACGAGTCCGGTGACGGCGGCGAGCCGGGCGGCTACATTCCCGCCGAGTTCCACGGCGCGTTCCAGTACCTGCCGGTCGTGGCGCTGTGCCCCCGTGTCCACGGGCGCACCGTCGCCGAGTCGCGGTTCTGGGCGACGGCGGTACTGCCCTCGGGCGAGGCCCCCGCGTTCGGACGCCGCGAAGCAGCGCGCGACCGGTTGCGCGAACGCTGGATCCGCAAGCGGGACGGCGCCGAGCAGGCCATGCGGCGCGCCTCGGGGGAGCGCCCGCGTGCGGCGGCGCGCGGCCGGCGCAACGACTACGACCGGGCCCTCGAACGCATCGACGACGTCGCTTTCGACACCCGTGAATGCGTCCTGGTGCTGACCGGCGTCGCCGGAGAGCGCAAGAACGCCTACCTGTTCCCCACGGCCACCGACCCCGACCGGAGCTTGCCGGTCCCCGCCCACCTCGTCCACCTCGTGGAATCGGCCGACCAGATCACCCGGTTCCAGGCCCGAAACTTCCCGAGCGACCGGCCGGGTGCCGCGGCCGCCGGTGCCGGCGAGCCCGATCGCACCGGCGGTGGCGCGGACCGGCCGCGCGCGGGCGGCCTGGCCCGCGCCGGCGGCGAACCCGTCTGGTACCAGGAGTCCGACGGGCGCGTCGTGTCCTTCGGCCGCTCCGGCGGCTACCGGGTCGCTGTCGGCGAGTTCGACCCGATCAGCCGCGCCGTCCCCGAGGAGGTGCACACCCGCGCCCGCGCCCGCTCTGCGGGCACCGGCCGCCGCCCGGACGTACCGCGGGCCCTGTTCGGCGACGTCGACCTGCTGCCGCCGGGCGGCGGATCCGGATCCGCCGCACGCGGCCGGGTGTCGGTGGGCTCGGCCGTGAGCGGCGAGACCGACGGCGCCTGGTTCGACCACCCGCTGCGGGTCGAGCTCCTCTCGCCGCAGCGCAGCTGCTTCGCCAACTACCTGCTCCAGCCGGTCGCCGAGAACACCTGGGGCCAGGCGCCCGACCTGGTGACCTGGTCGCACGAGAACGACGTCCGCGTGGGCGGCTACAAGGTCTACCTGCACCGCCACGACCCGTTGTCCGCATCCGCCCGGCGCTACGCCCACCTGCACCCCGACCGCGTCGCCGCGGGGCCCACCACCCGCGACGTGCTGCCCGTGCGCGCCGGACTGGCCTTCCACGGGCGCATCACGTTCACCAACCTCACCGACGCCGAAGTGGGGGCGCTGCTGCAGGCGCTGCACCTGGGCAACCCCGCCGGAGGCGGCGACGGCGACGATCCCCTCTACGCCCACAAGATCGGTCTGGGCAAGGCGCTCGGCTTCGGCAGCGTGCACATCGCCCCCGCCCTCCACCTGCTCGACCCGGCCGAGCGCGCCACCTCGCTCGACCCCGGTGCCGGGGTCTCCTGCGTCGGCGACGAAGGCATGCAGAAGCTGCTCGACGCGTTCGGCGAGGCGCTGCTGACCTGGGAGCGGGAGCAGAGCACGCAGGCGGGCGAGCCCGTTCCCGGCGACTGGAGCGAGGTCCGCCGCGTCGAGGCGCTGATGCTGGCCGCCCAGTGGCGCCACCGCCTGCCCGAGAGCTGGACCCGCGTCATGGACCTCGACGAGTTCGCCGTCTATCCTGTCCTGCCCGACCTGCAGACCCGCTTCTCCGCCCACGCCCGGACGGCCGAGACCGGGGCGGGGTGA
- a CDS encoding Gfo/Idh/MocA family protein → MIDSAISPDLPDSASEQRRFAVVGAGSRARMYTRALVSTHAGVARLAALCDTNSTRMAAHNAIAQEHGMGPVPTYSPDSFSAMLRDERVDGVVVCSVDRTHADYICAALEAGCDVVTEKPMTADAEGCRRILQTQRRTGGRVDVAFNYRYNPVHTRMRELLAEGAVGDIGSVHFEWLLDLRHGADYFRRWHREKENSGGLLVHKASHHFDLVNWWIGAAPERVFAWGDLFFYGDANGSRRGTAAGYERAHGSADAESDPFALHMADSDDMRRLYLDAEHEDGYRRDRNVFGSGITIEDDMSVLVRYDSGAKLSYHLCAYSPWEGYRVAVTGSRGRLELDVTESPYTEPGRTDGTPVRGMPAPKESTTSRLLLRRHWREPEEIGVEVGEGTHGGGDVRMLDTLFGTSGTLPTPTHTDGANALLTGLAADESIRTGAPVDVAALLGDD, encoded by the coding sequence GTGATCGACTCCGCGATTAGCCCAGATCTGCCCGACTCCGCCTCCGAGCAGCGCCGATTCGCCGTGGTCGGCGCCGGGTCGCGCGCGCGGATGTACACCCGGGCCCTCGTCTCCACCCACGCCGGCGTCGCCCGCCTCGCGGCTCTGTGCGACACCAACAGCACGCGTATGGCCGCGCACAACGCCATCGCGCAGGAGCACGGCATGGGCCCCGTGCCGACCTACTCCCCCGACTCCTTCAGCGCCATGCTGCGCGACGAGCGGGTGGACGGCGTCGTGGTCTGCTCGGTGGACCGCACCCACGCCGACTACATCTGCGCGGCTCTGGAGGCCGGCTGCGACGTCGTGACCGAGAAACCCATGACCGCCGACGCCGAGGGCTGCCGCCGCATTCTGCAGACCCAGCGGCGCACCGGCGGGCGGGTCGACGTCGCGTTCAACTACCGCTACAACCCGGTACACACCCGGATGCGCGAGCTGCTGGCCGAGGGCGCCGTCGGCGACATCGGATCGGTCCACTTCGAGTGGCTGCTGGACCTGCGCCACGGCGCCGACTACTTCCGCCGCTGGCACCGCGAGAAGGAGAACTCCGGCGGCCTGCTCGTCCACAAAGCCAGCCACCACTTCGACCTGGTGAACTGGTGGATCGGCGCTGCGCCGGAACGGGTCTTCGCCTGGGGCGACCTGTTCTTCTACGGCGACGCCAACGGCAGCAGGCGCGGAACGGCCGCCGGCTACGAGCGCGCCCACGGTTCCGCCGACGCCGAAAGCGACCCGTTCGCGCTGCACATGGCCGACAGCGACGACATGCGCCGGCTGTATCTGGACGCCGAGCACGAGGACGGCTACCGGCGCGACCGCAACGTCTTCGGCTCCGGCATCACGATCGAAGACGACATGTCGGTGCTGGTGCGCTACGACTCCGGAGCCAAGCTCAGCTACCACCTCTGCGCCTACTCCCCCTGGGAGGGCTACCGCGTCGCGGTCACCGGTAGCCGGGGCCGCCTGGAACTCGACGTCACCGAGAGCCCCTACACCGAGCCCGGGCGCACCGACGGCACGCCGGTGCGCGGCATGCCCGCCCCCAAGGAGAGCACCACCTCCCGGCTGCTGCTGCGCCGGCACTGGCGCGAACCCGAAGAGATCGGCGTGGAGGTCGGCGAGGGCACGCACGGCGGTGGCGACGTGCGCATGCTCGACACGCTCTTCGGCACCTCGGGGACGCTGCCGACGCCCACGCACACCGACGGCGCCAACGCCCTGCTGACCGGACTGGCCGCCGACGAATCGATCCGCACCGGCGCGCCGGTGGACGTGGCGGCGCTGCTCGGCGACGACTGA
- a CDS encoding carbohydrate ABC transporter permease — protein MGATREPAAPEEDAPAPAAEAPGRRVSRFRRLAGGSNDSLAAYLFLTPWFVGLICITVGPILASLYFSFTDYSLIGEAQWVGLDNYTRMLTDGRLHSALGVTFVYVFVSVPLQLAMALALAMVLDRGVRGLPIYRSVYYLPSLLGSSVAIAILWRRVFGADGLLNQVLAFFGVDGVGWVSHPDYALSTLIVLNVWTFGAPMVIFLAGLRQIPRMYYEAAAVDGATRMRRFFSVTVPLLTPIIFFNLVLQMIQAFQTFTQAFVVSSGTGGPSDSTLFYTLYLYQTGFGSFDMGYASAMAWLLLLIIAGFTAVNFLASKYWVFYGD, from the coding sequence ATGGGGGCGACCCGCGAGCCGGCCGCCCCGGAGGAGGACGCGCCGGCCCCGGCCGCCGAAGCACCCGGACGGCGCGTGTCGCGCTTCCGGCGCCTGGCCGGGGGGAGCAACGACAGCCTGGCCGCCTACCTGTTCCTGACCCCCTGGTTCGTCGGCCTGATCTGCATCACCGTCGGACCGATCCTGGCTTCGCTGTATTTCTCGTTCACCGACTACTCCCTCATCGGCGAGGCGCAGTGGGTGGGCCTGGACAACTACACGCGGATGCTCACCGACGGGCGGCTGCACTCCGCGCTCGGCGTGACCTTCGTGTACGTGTTCGTGTCGGTGCCGCTGCAGCTGGCCATGGCGCTGGCCCTGGCGATGGTCCTGGACCGGGGCGTGCGGGGCCTGCCGATCTACCGCTCGGTCTACTATCTGCCCTCGCTACTGGGCAGCAGCGTCGCCATCGCCATCCTGTGGCGCCGGGTCTTCGGCGCGGACGGCCTGCTGAACCAGGTTCTGGCGTTCTTCGGAGTCGACGGCGTGGGCTGGGTGTCCCACCCCGACTACGCGCTGAGCACCCTGATCGTGCTGAACGTGTGGACCTTCGGTGCGCCGATGGTGATCTTCCTGGCCGGACTGCGCCAGATCCCGCGGATGTACTACGAAGCCGCGGCGGTGGACGGCGCCACCCGGATGCGCCGGTTCTTCTCGGTGACCGTGCCGCTGCTCACGCCGATCATCTTCTTCAACCTCGTGCTCCAGATGATCCAGGCCTTCCAGACCTTCACCCAGGCCTTCGTCGTCAGCAGCGGGACGGGCGGCCCCTCCGACTCCACGCTGTTCTACACGCTGTACCTCTACCAGACCGGCTTCGGCTCCTTCGACATGGGCTATGCCTCGGCCATGGCCTGGTTGCTTCTGCTCATCATCGCCGGGTTCACCGCCGTGAACTTCCTCGCCTCCAAGTACTGGGTCTTCTATGGTGACTAA
- a CDS encoding carbohydrate ABC transporter permease, with translation MVTKTPPAGASGTDERRERRRRLLIHVGLIAFGLIMLYPLLWMVSSSFKPTAEIFSDPGLIPETFVPENYTEGWTALQFPFHHYIWNSLIVVAGSIIGNLVACSMAAYAFARLEFKGKRLFFSIMLMTIMLPIHVVIVPQYILFANLDWINTYYPLIVPKLLATDAFFIFLMVQFIRGLPRDLDEAARIDGCGHVRIFLRIVMPLSAPALATTAIFTFIWTWNDFFSQLIFLTDPEMYTVPIALRTFVDSQSQTSWGPLFAMSAIALGPIFGFFLAGQRYLVRGIATTGIK, from the coding sequence ATGGTGACTAAGACGCCCCCCGCCGGCGCCTCCGGAACCGACGAGCGCCGGGAGCGCCGCCGGCGCCTCCTCATCCACGTCGGACTGATCGCCTTCGGGCTGATCATGCTCTACCCGCTGCTGTGGATGGTCTCCAGCTCCTTCAAACCGACCGCGGAGATCTTCAGCGACCCCGGCCTGATCCCCGAGACGTTCGTCCCGGAGAACTACACCGAGGGCTGGACGGCGCTGCAGTTCCCCTTCCACCACTACATCTGGAACTCGCTGATCGTGGTGGCGGGCTCGATCATCGGCAACCTGGTGGCCTGCTCGATGGCCGCCTACGCCTTCGCGCGGCTGGAGTTCAAAGGCAAGCGGCTGTTCTTCTCGATCATGCTGATGACGATCATGCTGCCCATTCACGTGGTGATCGTTCCGCAGTACATCCTGTTCGCCAATCTGGACTGGATCAACACGTACTATCCGCTGATCGTGCCGAAACTGCTGGCCACAGACGCGTTCTTCATCTTCCTGATGGTGCAGTTCATCCGCGGGCTGCCGCGCGACCTGGACGAGGCCGCGCGCATCGACGGATGCGGGCACGTGCGCATCTTCCTGCGCATCGTGATGCCGCTGTCCGCGCCGGCGCTGGCCACCACCGCGATCTTCACCTTCATCTGGACCTGGAACGACTTCTTCAGCCAACTGATCTTTCTGACCGACCCCGAGATGTACACCGTCCCCATCGCGTTGCGGACGTTCGTGGATTCCCAGAGCCAGACCTCCTGGGGCCCCCTCTTCGCGATGTCGGCGATCGCGCTCGGCCCGATCTTCGGATTCTTCCTCGCCGGGCAGCGGTACCTGGTGCGCGGTATCGCCACCACAGGAATCAAGTGA
- a CDS encoding ABC transporter substrate-binding protein, with product MRLGLKPAAGIAALVMAATACGGGGSGDEAVELRFSWWGADDRHETTQEVIKRFEEANPNITVTGEYTDWSSYWDRLATNAAAGDAPDIITQEERYLREYADRGALLDLGEVGDQLDTSNLDQLVMGGGELDGGLYAVPTGVNAFAMMADPQAFDEAGVDMPDDETWTWQDWVDTAAEISEQSDGDIIGTQDMAFNEQSFQIFARQREQSLYDENGELNFDKATMTEYWEYMVGVHEEGGAPGASKSVEVEAGGPDQSVLADNSGAMASFWTNQLGTMEETSGRDLELLRFPGESESAQAGTFFKPAMHYSISAGTEHPEEAAKFVDFLVNDKAAGELILADRGLPANTELREELMSELSAPDQESAEFLEEIEGDVAGAVPPPPMGAGDVVDITMRINEDVMFGDLTPEGAAERWISEVEEATGGAG from the coding sequence ATGCGACTTGGGCTCAAACCGGCGGCGGGCATCGCCGCTCTGGTGATGGCCGCGACCGCCTGCGGGGGAGGCGGGTCCGGCGATGAGGCGGTCGAGCTGCGCTTCTCCTGGTGGGGCGCCGACGACCGCCACGAGACCACTCAAGAGGTGATCAAGCGGTTCGAGGAGGCCAATCCCAACATCACGGTCACCGGTGAGTACACCGACTGGTCCAGCTACTGGGACCGGCTGGCCACCAACGCCGCTGCCGGCGACGCGCCCGACATCATCACGCAGGAGGAGCGCTACCTGCGCGAGTACGCCGACCGCGGCGCCCTGCTGGACCTCGGCGAGGTCGGCGACCAGCTCGACACCTCCAACCTCGACCAGCTGGTCATGGGCGGCGGCGAGTTGGACGGCGGGCTGTACGCCGTGCCCACCGGTGTCAACGCCTTCGCGATGATGGCCGATCCCCAGGCCTTCGACGAGGCCGGCGTGGACATGCCCGACGACGAGACCTGGACCTGGCAGGACTGGGTCGACACCGCCGCCGAGATCAGCGAGCAGTCCGACGGCGACATCATCGGCACGCAGGACATGGCCTTCAACGAGCAGAGCTTCCAGATCTTCGCCCGCCAGCGCGAGCAGTCCCTCTACGACGAGAACGGCGAGCTGAACTTCGACAAGGCCACCATGACCGAGTACTGGGAGTACATGGTCGGCGTCCACGAGGAGGGCGGCGCTCCCGGCGCCTCCAAGAGCGTGGAAGTGGAGGCGGGAGGCCCCGACCAGTCCGTGCTGGCCGACAACTCCGGCGCCATGGCGTCCTTCTGGACCAACCAGCTCGGCACTATGGAGGAGACGTCCGGACGCGACCTGGAGCTGCTGCGCTTCCCCGGTGAGAGCGAGAGCGCCCAGGCCGGAACCTTCTTCAAGCCGGCGATGCACTACTCGATCTCCGCCGGTACCGAGCACCCGGAGGAGGCCGCGAAGTTCGTGGACTTCCTGGTCAACGACAAGGCGGCGGGCGAGCTCATCCTCGCCGACCGCGGGCTGCCGGCCAACACCGAGCTGCGCGAAGAGCTGATGAGCGAGCTGTCGGCGCCCGACCAGGAGAGCGCGGAGTTCCTCGAAGAGATCGAGGGCGACGTGGCCGGCGCCGTCCCGCCCCCGCCCATGGGCGCGGGCGACGTCGTCGACATCACGATGCGCATCAACGAGGACGTGATGTTCGGCGACCTCACCCCAGAGGGGGCCGCCGAGCGCTGGATTTCGGAGGTCGAGGAGGCCACCGGCGGAGCCGGGTGA
- the pgl gene encoding 6-phosphogluconolactonase, whose translation MTTPTAIVHRDSSALATATAARVAIRLVDAQSARGDASIVLTGGGAGIAVLAELARTPARDAVDWSRLDVWWGDERFLRSGDSERNETQAREALLDHVGVDPERVHPIPASDGRDGADPGLAAERYAAELARAAPPESGSPIPAFDVCLLGVGPDTHVASLFPEQPALHEDERAVVAVHDAPKPPPTRISLTFQAIRSAREVWLLASGAGKADAVRQALGGAGPVQVPAAGAYGRSRTLFLLDADSAAGLPPEFASRGQR comes from the coding sequence GTGACCACTCCGACAGCGATCGTGCACCGCGATTCCTCGGCACTGGCCACGGCGACGGCCGCACGTGTGGCGATCCGGCTGGTCGACGCGCAGTCCGCGCGGGGCGACGCCTCGATCGTGCTCACCGGCGGCGGTGCGGGCATCGCGGTGCTGGCCGAGCTGGCCCGGACACCCGCCCGCGACGCCGTGGACTGGAGCCGCCTGGACGTGTGGTGGGGCGACGAGCGCTTCCTGCGGTCGGGCGATTCCGAACGCAACGAGACCCAGGCGCGCGAGGCCCTGCTGGACCACGTCGGCGTCGACCCCGAGCGGGTGCACCCGATTCCGGCCTCCGACGGGCGCGACGGTGCCGACCCGGGTCTCGCGGCCGAGCGCTACGCCGCCGAACTGGCCCGCGCGGCGCCGCCGGAGAGCGGCTCCCCGATCCCGGCCTTCGACGTGTGCCTGCTGGGCGTGGGCCCCGACACCCACGTCGCGTCGCTGTTTCCCGAGCAGCCGGCGCTGCACGAGGACGAGCGCGCGGTGGTGGCGGTGCACGATGCGCCCAAACCACCGCCGACCCGGATCTCGCTGACGTTCCAGGCCATCCGCTCGGCCCGCGAGGTGTGGCTGCTGGCGTCGGGGGCGGGCAAGGCCGACGCGGTCCGGCAAGCCCTCGGCGGCGCCGGTCCCGTCCAGGTGCCGGCGGCGGGCGCCTACGGCCGGTCGCGCACGTTGTTCCTGCTCGACGCCGATTCCGCGGCCGGGCTGCCTCCGGAGTTCGCCTCTCGCGGACAGCGGTAG
- a CDS encoding glucose-6-phosphate dehydrogenase assembly protein OpcA: MTLYLPHTTTSEITDALTAERHSVGGGALNMVLTLIVVTDEADHYDAVRAATEAGREHPSRILALIRRDPGADPSIDAEIRRPGTSGPGEAILLRLYGPLGEHPGSVVTPLLVPDSPVVAWWPGVGPQNPSADLVGRLAHRRITDALRAADPIADLRGRIRNYQPGDTDLTWTRLTPWRSLLASTMDQPCGWVESAEVTGESDYPSADLLAAWLSDRLGVGVRRNLSNGPGITGSRLITEDGDISVQRKDGRVATLSRFDQPEQSVALSRRRLSESLAEELRRLDADDVYERTAKHMADLRQPTEEPA, from the coding sequence ATGACGCTGTACCTGCCGCATACGACCACGTCGGAGATCACCGACGCGCTGACCGCCGAGCGGCACAGTGTCGGCGGCGGCGCACTGAACATGGTGCTGACGCTGATCGTGGTGACCGACGAGGCCGACCATTACGACGCCGTGCGCGCCGCCACCGAGGCCGGCCGCGAGCACCCCTCGCGGATCCTGGCGCTGATCCGCCGCGATCCGGGCGCCGATCCCTCCATCGACGCCGAGATCCGCCGGCCCGGAACGTCGGGTCCGGGAGAGGCGATCCTGCTGCGCCTCTACGGTCCGCTGGGCGAGCACCCGGGCTCGGTGGTGACGCCGCTGCTGGTGCCCGACTCCCCGGTCGTGGCCTGGTGGCCGGGTGTGGGCCCGCAGAACCCGTCCGCCGACCTGGTGGGGCGGCTGGCCCACCGCCGCATCACCGACGCGCTGCGCGCCGCCGACCCCATCGCCGACCTGCGCGGCCGCATCCGCAATTACCAGCCCGGCGACACCGACCTGACCTGGACCCGGCTGACCCCGTGGCGGTCGCTGCTGGCCAGCACCATGGACCAGCCGTGCGGCTGGGTGGAGTCGGCCGAGGTCACCGGGGAATCGGACTATCCCAGCGCCGACCTGCTGGCGGCGTGGCTGTCGGACCGGCTGGGGGTGGGCGTGCGGCGCAACCTCTCGAACGGGCCCGGAATCACCGGGTCGCGGCTGATCACCGAGGACGGCGACATTTCGGTGCAGCGCAAGGACGGGCGCGTGGCCACACTCTCCCGGTTCGACCAGCCCGAGCAGTCGGTGGCGCTGTCGCGGCGCCGGCTGTCGGAGTCGCTGGCCGAAGAGCTTCGCCGGCTGGACGCCGACGACGTCTACGAACGCACCGCCAAGCACATGGCCGACCTCAGGCAGCCGACGGAGGAGCCCGCGTGA